The Deferribacterota bacterium region CTTTTGTAATAGTTGTGTAAATATATTCTTTATCCATTTGATTTAATATATTTAAATATTTTTTGCTTTCATTAAAGTATAGATAGATAGCTTTACTTTTAGCTTTAACAACCTCATCTATATTAAAAACGTGCTCTTTATTTAGGATTGCTTTTCTTGCTTTTCTATAGAAGTTAACAATAAGGGTGTTTACCCAGTCTGTATAAACTTGGCCACCTACTGCATTAATGTCTGCATAAGTAAGAAGAAAAAGAGTATTTAATCTTTCAAGATTATCAACTTTATTTGTAAAATATCTTAAGATGTCAATATCGTTAATATCTCTTCTTTGGGCTATATGGTTCATAAGGAGATGGTTTTCAACTAATGTAGCAACTTCTGAAGTATCTTGGGAGTTTAATCCTATATAATTACAGATATCATATGCAAGTTTAGCGCCAATTTGGCTATGATTTTTGCCTTGGCCTTTACCTATATCATGTAATAAAATAGATAACGCTAAAATATCCTTTCTTTTAAGTTCTTTAAATGCATTTATGAAGATTTCATTTTTGCTGTTATGTATTTTTATAAGATCATCTATCATCTTTAATGCAAGTATTGTATGGGCATCAACTGTGTAATGGTGATAATAGTCAAATTGAGTTTTGCACACTATATTTTTAAATTGTGGTATAAATTTAAATAAGATATTAGTTTCAAGCATTTCATTAACTATATCTGCCGCTTTTGGGAAAAAAGATATGATTTTTAAGAACAAATATTTATTATTTTTTATAAATTCACCATCTATAATATTTGTATCTTTTTTAATAACTTCCTTTGCAGTTGGCGCAATTTTAAGATTAAATGCTGCTGCAAGATAGAATATAAGAATTAAATTTTTCTTGTTTTTATCAGAGATTGAGGTATTACCAAATGTAATATATTTATCATATTTGTAAAAACCCATACCTATATATCTATAAGAATATCTACTTTTGTTATCTGAATATATTAAATTATCTAAGGTTATATTAATTAATTTATTAACAGTTATTTGAATATTATAGGCAGCTTTATAGTAATCTTTCATAAAATATTCTACAGCTAAGGAGGTATCACTATCTTTGTAACCAAATTGATTTGCTATATATTTCTGTGCATGCATATTTAGGATATCATACTTTCTTTTATGAAAGTAGTGTAAGGCAATTCTTATTTTAAAAATAAACTCCATAGATTTGTGAAAGTCTAACAAATCTGTATCTTCTAAGATATTTTTAAAGAGTAGGATTGAAAGATTGGTAGAGTTAAATATTAGTTTACATATCCAATAAACGGTGTTTATGTCTCTTAATCCTCCGGAGGATTCCTTTAAATTTGGCTCTAATAAGTAAAGTGTGTTATTCTTTGTCTGTGAACGTTTTCTAACATTTTCGATTTTGAAGATTAAATAATCTATTCTATTCCTGCCAAATATATGTTTATCTAATATAGCTAAAAAATTATCATATAATGCACTACTACCAATCAAAAAACGATTATCTAACAAGGATGTTTTGAATATCTCGTCTTTAGAGGCTTCTGTTATTATTTCGTTCAAATTCTTTAATTGTAAACTTGCTATTATGTTAATATCCCAAATACTCGTAATCAAGTTTCTTATTGCGTTTTCCTGCCCTCTTGTAAGAGGTTCTTTGTGAAGAATTAATAGATCAATATCCGAATAGGGAAATAGTTGTTTTCTTGCATATCCACCAAGAGCAATAAAAACAAGGTTTTCTATATTTAGATTGCATTGCTCTATTAATTCCTTTAATGTATCATCAGTAAGTTTTGTTAGCTTATTTAGAATATCTAAAGGTTTTTCTTTAAGAATGTTGTTTTTTAATTCTTGCCACTGACACCAATAATTATCTTTTATCTTTGCAAGCGATGTAGTCATTAATTAGCTATATATAATTGATTCTAAATATATTTTTTCTACTATATTGGGGCTTTCTATATTATAATTATTTTTAAGCCAATTATTTATTTTCTTTTTTAAATGTTTTTTGAAATATTCTTTTCCCTTATCGTCAGATATATAGCTGTATTTAAAATTGTTCAACGCTTCTTTAATAATTGCTGCAATATTATCAATATGTTTATTAAAGATTTCTACATATTTACTATCGCTTAATAAAAA contains the following coding sequences:
- the glnD gene encoding [protein-PII] uridylyltransferase, producing MTTSLAKIKDNYWCQWQELKNNILKEKPLDILNKLTKLTDDTLKELIEQCNLNIENLVFIALGGYARKQLFPYSDIDLLILHKEPLTRGQENAIRNLITSIWDINIIASLQLKNLNEIITEASKDEIFKTSLLDNRFLIGSSALYDNFLAILDKHIFGRNRIDYLIFKIENVRKRSQTKNNTLYLLEPNLKESSGGLRDINTVYWICKLIFNSTNLSILLFKNILEDTDLLDFHKSMEFIFKIRIALHYFHKRKYDILNMHAQKYIANQFGYKDSDTSLAVEYFMKDYYKAAYNIQITVNKLINITLDNLIYSDNKSRYSYRYIGMGFYKYDKYITFGNTSISDKNKKNLILIFYLAAAFNLKIAPTAKEVIKKDTNIIDGEFIKNNKYLFLKIISFFPKAADIVNEMLETNILFKFIPQFKNIVCKTQFDYYHHYTVDAHTILALKMIDDLIKIHNSKNEIFINAFKELKRKDILALSILLHDIGKGQGKNHSQIGAKLAYDICNYIGLNSQDTSEVATLVENHLLMNHIAQRRDINDIDILRYFTNKVDNLERLNTLFLLTYADINAVGGQVYTDWVNTLIVNFYRKARKAILNKEHVFNIDEVVKAKSKAIYLYFNESKKYLNILNQMDKEYIYTTITKDIITHIKLLNKVTSYNPLEILVKKKDETNSLQFIICTFDYLGLLKNITAAFTAFNLNILRAEANTLANGLTIDTFEVIKQNVSTDELLLSVKEIKDLLYRVITNKIDPNNIIKETSIGKFEKIRPTQIKNKVEFDNIISNNYTIIDVFASDKMGLLYHILAKFEKLKLNVQQAKISTEADRVIDSFYVTDNFGKKIKDLNKLNEIKEALYEVIND